A region of Kineosporia sp. NBRC 101731 DNA encodes the following proteins:
- a CDS encoding SgcJ/EcaC family oxidoreductase, which translates to MTHREDLDAITRVVATVEHAQQNELPDEFVGLFRDDAIWTTGHGRRLFGRDEIADLTRRFLPGSMTETTQTYTVEHILFIRPDVAAVKVRQQYVTLHGEPLENEPLGSPLYVMSRENGEWCIVAGQNTLVVKG; encoded by the coding sequence ATGACTCATCGCGAAGATCTGGACGCCATCACCCGCGTCGTCGCCACCGTCGAGCACGCCCAGCAGAACGAGCTTCCGGACGAGTTCGTCGGCCTGTTCCGGGATGATGCGATCTGGACCACCGGGCACGGTCGGCGATTGTTCGGACGGGACGAGATCGCCGACCTGACCCGTCGCTTCCTGCCCGGCTCGATGACGGAGACCACCCAGACCTACACCGTCGAGCACATCCTCTTCATCCGGCCCGACGTGGCCGCGGTGAAGGTGCGCCAGCAGTACGTGACGCTCCACGGCGAGCCGCTCGAGAACGAGCCGCTGGGCAGCCCGCTCTACGTGATGAGCAGGGAGAACGGCGAGTGGTGCATCGTCGCCGGGCAGAACACCCTGGTGGTGAAGGGCTGA
- a CDS encoding undecaprenyl-diphosphate phosphatase, translated as MSWLEVIVLGLVQGLTEFLPISSSGHLRIVAEVFFDKDAGAAFTAVTQLGTEAAVVIYFAKDLWNLFITWCRGFVDAQVRQTFDYRMAWLVILGTIPIGVLGLLFEDAIKEPARNLWLVSSMLVIFGIVLGLAEKFGPQVRDEESLTIKDGIILGFAQAMALIPGVSRSGGTITAGLAIGLKRSVAVRYSFLLAIPAVVASGLFSLKDVTAGDSGVSTAQMTVATLIAFVVGYAIIAWLLKFVERHSVYVFVWYRIVLGLALLGALSLGWISAT; from the coding sequence GTGAGCTGGCTTGAGGTCATCGTTCTCGGTCTGGTGCAGGGGCTGACCGAGTTCCTCCCGATCTCGTCCTCGGGGCATCTGCGGATCGTCGCCGAGGTGTTCTTCGACAAGGACGCCGGCGCGGCCTTCACCGCAGTTACCCAGCTGGGTACCGAGGCGGCCGTCGTCATCTACTTCGCCAAGGACCTCTGGAACCTGTTCATCACCTGGTGCCGTGGTTTCGTGGATGCCCAGGTGCGGCAGACCTTCGACTACCGCATGGCCTGGCTGGTCATCCTCGGCACCATCCCGATCGGTGTGCTCGGCCTCCTGTTCGAGGACGCGATCAAGGAGCCTGCGCGCAACCTCTGGCTGGTCTCCAGCATGCTGGTGATCTTCGGCATCGTGCTCGGCCTGGCCGAGAAGTTCGGCCCGCAGGTGCGTGACGAGGAGAGCCTGACCATCAAGGACGGCATCATCCTCGGCTTCGCCCAGGCCATGGCCCTGATCCCGGGCGTCTCCCGCTCCGGCGGCACGATCACGGCCGGTCTGGCCATCGGCCTCAAACGGTCCGTCGCCGTGCGCTACTCGTTCCTGCTGGCGATCCCCGCCGTCGTCGCCTCGGGCCTGTTCAGCCTCAAGGACGTGACCGCCGGGGACAGCGGCGTGAGCACGGCCCAGATGACCGTCGCCACGCTGATCGCCTTCGTGGTCGGGTACGCGATCATCGCCTGGCTGCTCAAGTTCGTGGAGCGGCACAGCGTCTACGTCTTCGTCTGGTACCGCATCGTGCTGGGCCTGGCCCTGCTCGGTGCCCTGAGCCTGGGCTGGATCTCCGCGACCTGA
- a CDS encoding Clp protease N-terminal domain-containing protein: MTDSRTTTDSVRLDDLIRAIKSAHTEPLEQLSGAVVVGDYLGEVADHLIGHFVDQARRSGASWTEIGTSMGVSKQAVQKRFVVKADVEPLDMSAGFKRFTPRARDAVVQSQTAARDASSDHIGLAHLFLGLAAVPDTLALKALDAQGVTSAQLIEAATAVLPEPAADVPALIPYDAAAKKVLELTLRTALRLGHNYVGTEHILLALAEHENGTGLLGQLGVATEKLEADVQRLLGELAP; encoded by the coding sequence ATGACGGATTCCCGTACGACCACCGACAGCGTGCGCCTGGATGATCTGATCCGGGCCATCAAGAGCGCCCACACCGAACCGCTGGAGCAGTTGTCCGGCGCCGTGGTCGTGGGCGACTACCTCGGTGAGGTGGCCGATCATCTGATCGGCCACTTCGTCGACCAGGCCCGGCGCTCGGGGGCGTCGTGGACCGAGATCGGTACGAGCATGGGCGTGAGCAAACAGGCCGTCCAGAAACGGTTCGTGGTCAAGGCCGATGTCGAGCCGCTGGACATGAGCGCCGGGTTCAAGCGGTTCACCCCGCGCGCCCGCGACGCCGTCGTGCAGTCACAGACCGCGGCCCGGGACGCGAGCAGTGATCACATCGGGCTCGCCCATCTGTTTCTGGGGCTGGCCGCTGTTCCGGACACGCTGGCGCTGAAGGCCCTCGATGCGCAGGGTGTCACGAGTGCGCAGCTGATCGAGGCCGCCACTGCCGTTCTGCCGGAGCCGGCGGCCGACGTGCCGGCGCTCATTCCCTACGACGCGGCCGCGAAGAAGGTGCTCGAGCTGACCCTGCGCACGGCCCTGCGACTCGGGCACAACTACGTCGGCACCGAGCACATCCTGCTGGCCCTCGCCGAGCACGAAAACGGGACAGGCCTGCTCGGGCAGCTCGGGGTCGCCACCGAAAAGCTCGAGGCGGACGTGCAGCGCCTCCTGGGGGAGCTGGCCCCGTAG
- a CDS encoding DMT family transporter has product MFAVRPPRLSHLLSRLDRRTSALAALTLAGLSWGTSVPLSKAAFTGFGPAWLTVFRFALAGLLIVVIARPRLRQVRPMLWLYGAFGYGACVLLQNLGLDRTSVTHAALLLGSVPILVAVLAVVFNGAKLGAVAWGGFALSLTGIVVVAGAGGGGASLGGDAIVLGSVAIGAVFTILQARLLSGQDVLAVTTAQFFASAVAVLPFALFTEDLPVPGQNGLGGGALLAAVALAVVGTVMPFTLFAYGQTGVAPEIAGVFLNLETLVATVIAITILGDPAGPGQIGGGVALLAGIYIGTIHQSRSTATANDALRTPVTTERPRVDVVVGGQGAGAVMPGPAVGSDRTAPVTPLSIPRRRVAVPAPGIHLVPHFLGLDELDPIDAELDELLERDGRPNFSRAA; this is encoded by the coding sequence ATGTTCGCCGTACGCCCACCTCGCCTCAGCCACCTCCTCAGTCGCCTCGACCGTCGCACCTCGGCGCTGGCCGCCCTGACCCTTGCGGGTCTCTCCTGGGGCACGAGTGTTCCGTTGAGCAAGGCGGCGTTCACCGGATTCGGGCCGGCCTGGCTCACCGTGTTCCGGTTCGCGCTGGCCGGCCTGCTGATCGTGGTGATCGCCCGGCCCCGCCTGCGCCAGGTGCGCCCCATGCTGTGGCTCTACGGTGCCTTCGGCTACGGCGCGTGCGTGCTGCTGCAGAACCTGGGCCTCGACCGCACCAGCGTCACCCACGCGGCGCTGCTGCTCGGCTCGGTGCCGATCCTGGTCGCCGTGCTCGCGGTGGTCTTCAACGGCGCCAAGCTGGGTGCGGTCGCCTGGGGCGGCTTCGCGCTGTCGCTGACCGGCATCGTCGTGGTGGCCGGCGCGGGTGGCGGAGGTGCCTCGCTCGGAGGGGACGCCATCGTGCTGGGCTCGGTGGCCATCGGCGCGGTGTTCACCATCCTGCAGGCCCGTCTGCTGTCCGGGCAGGACGTTCTCGCCGTCACCACCGCGCAGTTCTTCGCCTCGGCCGTCGCGGTGCTGCCCTTCGCCCTGTTCACCGAAGACCTCCCGGTGCCCGGGCAGAACGGGCTCGGCGGTGGCGCACTGCTCGCCGCGGTCGCGCTCGCGGTGGTCGGCACGGTCATGCCCTTCACCCTCTTCGCCTACGGCCAGACCGGGGTGGCGCCCGAGATCGCCGGTGTCTTCCTCAACTTGGAGACCCTGGTCGCGACCGTCATCGCCATCACGATCCTGGGTGACCCGGCGGGCCCCGGCCAGATCGGTGGCGGGGTGGCGCTGCTGGCCGGCATCTACATCGGCACGATCCATCAGTCGCGGTCCACGGCGACGGCGAACGACGCATTGAGGACGCCGGTCACCACCGAACGCCCGCGGGTGGACGTCGTGGTCGGGGGCCAGGGGGCAGGGGCCGTGATGCCGGGACCTGCGGTCGGGTCGGACCGGACGGCGCCGGTGACGCCTCTCTCGATTCCCCGACGCCGGGTGGCCGTGCCCGCTCCGGGTATCCACCTCGTCCCTCATTTTCTGGGTCTCGACGAGCTTGACCCGATCGACGCCGAGCTCGACGAACTGCTGGAGCGCGACGGTCGGCCGAACTTCTCCCGGGCGGCCTGA
- a CDS encoding Lrp/AsnC family transcriptional regulator: MAIELDEIDVKLLTQLQQDADRTNLELAELVGLSPAATLHRVRRLKESGAIRIISASVDAAAVGFPLTVFMSVTTGNARATERFEREVQLLPQVVAAETVAGEMDYWLTVVARDVEDLEHTLTRIATHGGGRVVTYLRLKQLKPPTPLPLLPSAAARQRRRS, encoded by the coding sequence GTGGCCATCGAACTTGATGAAATTGACGTCAAGCTGCTGACTCAGCTCCAGCAGGACGCCGACCGGACGAATCTCGAGCTGGCCGAGCTGGTGGGCCTGTCCCCCGCGGCCACCCTGCACCGGGTGCGCCGGCTCAAGGAGAGCGGGGCGATCCGGATCATCAGTGCCTCGGTCGACGCCGCGGCGGTCGGCTTCCCCCTCACCGTATTCATGTCTGTGACCACGGGGAACGCCCGCGCGACGGAACGGTTCGAGCGGGAGGTGCAGCTGCTGCCGCAGGTGGTCGCGGCCGAGACGGTGGCCGGCGAGATGGACTACTGGCTCACGGTGGTGGCCCGTGACGTGGAAGACCTGGAGCACACGCTCACCCGGATCGCGACGCACGGCGGCGGGCGGGTGGTGACCTATCTACGCCTGAAGCAGCTCAAACCCCCCACCCCTCTGCCCCTCCTGCCGAGCGCAGCGGCCCGGCAGAGACGCCGCAGTTAG
- a CDS encoding VOC family protein: protein MTTTPPPGVWPTFRARDARGLMAFLVTAFGFEETVCHEQDGVVHHAELAWPPGGGVMLGSVRDDGKAITTGGFSCYVVVPDGQIEALAERARGAGAVISTELHVTDYGSTDFEARDPEGNTWYFGTYPGAHRAAS, encoded by the coding sequence ATGACCACCACTCCACCGCCCGGCGTCTGGCCGACGTTCCGGGCCCGCGACGCCCGGGGGTTGATGGCATTCCTGGTGACGGCCTTCGGCTTCGAGGAAACCGTCTGCCATGAGCAGGACGGCGTGGTGCATCACGCCGAACTGGCCTGGCCTCCCGGCGGTGGGGTGATGCTCGGGTCGGTCCGCGACGACGGCAAGGCCATCACCACGGGCGGTTTCAGCTGCTACGTGGTGGTTCCCGACGGTCAGATCGAGGCGCTGGCCGAGCGCGCCCGGGGCGCCGGGGCCGTCATCTCCACCGAGCTGCACGTCACCGACTACGGATCAACGGATTTCGAGGCCCGCGATCCGGAGGGCAACACCTGGTACTTCGGCACCTACCCCGGTGCCCACCGGGCGGCGAGCTAA
- a CDS encoding PLP-dependent aminotransferase family protein: MPMLTDWRSSGEGIPGYRALADRLRLLVLDGRLPVDTVLPSERTLAEALETSRTTTTSAYRLLRESGFAEGSQGAGTWTTLPRSEGRSESPIWPEHLSGEPDPSGARGDFSSAALEAPPELYPAYQAAISELPRFLPGNGYVTSGLPVLRDRIAQRYTEAGLPTTPEQILVTNGALQALHLVLGLVMERGDRVLVEHPTYPAAAQAIRTRGGRCVPLPVEAGWDIERMATLIRQTGAHLAYLMPDFHNPTGLLMDEAQRRELGAMIADTGCRIIVDETMRELDLRTAIPAARAGVPTPQNLPMPRPLAAFGPAEHVITLGSASKTFWGGLRIGWVRASQPLIRRLGLARGNEDLSGPLLEQLATAHLLENLPTIRHQRQRLVAERAVALRDALAMHLPGWSVPMPQGGISLWCHLPEPRSSHVAASARAMGVWLTPGPRFGLDGAFEARIRLPFARPTHDLVAMTEVLARAWHSQGRAHSLDDDLTTV; this comes from the coding sequence ATGCCAATGCTGACCGATTGGCGGTCTTCCGGCGAGGGCATTCCGGGCTATCGGGCCCTGGCCGACCGGCTGCGCCTGCTGGTACTCGACGGCCGATTGCCGGTCGACACGGTGCTGCCGTCCGAGCGCACGCTCGCCGAGGCGCTGGAGACCAGCCGGACCACCACCACCTCGGCCTACCGCCTGCTGCGGGAGTCCGGCTTCGCCGAGGGCAGCCAGGGCGCCGGCACCTGGACCACGCTGCCCCGTAGCGAGGGCCGCAGCGAGTCACCGATCTGGCCCGAGCACCTCAGCGGTGAGCCCGACCCCTCCGGCGCCCGCGGCGACTTCTCCTCGGCCGCCCTGGAGGCCCCGCCCGAGCTGTACCCGGCCTACCAGGCGGCGATCAGCGAACTGCCGCGGTTCCTGCCCGGCAACGGCTACGTCACCAGTGGCCTGCCGGTGCTGCGCGACCGCATCGCGCAGCGCTACACCGAGGCGGGCCTGCCCACCACGCCGGAGCAGATCCTGGTGACCAACGGCGCACTGCAAGCACTGCACCTGGTGCTCGGCCTGGTGATGGAACGCGGTGACCGGGTGCTGGTCGAGCACCCCACCTATCCGGCGGCGGCCCAGGCGATCCGCACCCGCGGCGGGCGCTGCGTGCCGTTGCCGGTCGAGGCCGGGTGGGACATCGAGCGGATGGCCACGCTGATCCGGCAGACCGGCGCCCATCTGGCCTACCTGATGCCCGATTTCCACAACCCCACCGGGCTCCTGATGGATGAGGCCCAGCGTCGCGAGCTGGGCGCGATGATCGCCGACACCGGGTGCCGCATCATCGTCGACGAGACCATGCGTGAGCTCGACCTGCGCACTGCCATTCCCGCCGCCCGCGCGGGCGTGCCCACCCCCCAGAATCTGCCGATGCCCCGGCCGCTGGCCGCGTTCGGGCCCGCTGAGCACGTGATCACGCTGGGTTCGGCCTCCAAGACGTTCTGGGGCGGCCTGCGGATCGGCTGGGTGCGCGCCTCCCAGCCGCTGATCCGGCGGCTCGGCCTGGCCCGCGGCAACGAGGACCTGAGCGGGCCCCTGCTGGAGCAGTTGGCCACGGCCCATTTGCTGGAAAACCTGCCCACGATCCGGCACCAGCGGCAGCGACTGGTCGCCGAGCGCGCCGTCGCCCTGCGCGACGCGCTGGCCATGCACCTGCCGGGCTGGAGCGTTCCGATGCCGCAGGGTGGGATCTCGCTGTGGTGCCACCTGCCCGAGCCGCGTAGCTCGCACGTGGCCGCCTCCGCCCGGGCCATGGGCGTCTGGCTCACTCCCGGGCCGAGATTCGGCCTGGACGGCGCCTTCGAGGCCCGCATCCGCCTGCCCTTCGCCCGGCCCACCCACGACCTGGTCGCGATGACCGAGGTACTGGCCCGGGCCTGGCACTCCCAGGGACGCGCGCACTCGCTGGACGACGACCTGACCACCGTCTGA
- a CDS encoding GNAT family protein, with product MTTSLPGFTPVTDNRPDDTPWPAMTWPIPAELSIESHAVRLTRFTADDADDLFAALDHDAVWAHVAGRFESPAALATAFGARTGRGDVAWVVRLAEALNGLEAGTVVGTTSYLDIVPGSARLEIGWTTYTPAVWGSRVNPSTKLGLLRYAFDELGVGRVQLKTDARNHRSQRAISRMGAQFEGVLRRYQPRADGTMRDTVMFSIIAEEWPAVSSGLENRLNS from the coding sequence GTGACCACCTCTCTTCCCGGCTTCACTCCCGTCACCGACAACCGGCCGGACGACACCCCCTGGCCCGCGATGACCTGGCCGATCCCGGCGGAACTGTCCATCGAGTCCCACGCGGTGCGACTGACCCGGTTCACGGCTGACGACGCGGACGACCTGTTCGCCGCACTCGACCACGACGCGGTCTGGGCGCACGTGGCGGGGCGTTTCGAGAGCCCTGCGGCGCTGGCCACGGCGTTCGGGGCCCGGACGGGCCGGGGAGACGTGGCCTGGGTGGTGCGGCTGGCCGAAGCACTCAACGGACTGGAGGCCGGCACCGTGGTGGGCACCACCTCGTACCTCGACATCGTCCCGGGCTCGGCGCGGCTGGAGATCGGCTGGACCACGTACACCCCCGCGGTCTGGGGCAGCCGGGTCAACCCGAGCACCAAGCTGGGTCTGCTGCGCTACGCCTTCGATGAGCTGGGTGTGGGTCGGGTGCAGCTGAAGACCGATGCCCGCAATCACCGTTCACAGCGCGCGATCTCCCGGATGGGCGCGCAGTTCGAGGGCGTGCTGCGTCGCTACCAGCCGCGCGCCGACGGCACGATGCGTGACACCGTGATGTTCTCGATCATCGCCGAGGAGTGGCCCGCGGTGAGTTCCGGGCTGGAGAATCGTCTGAACTCGTAA
- a CDS encoding DUF2277 domain-containing protein yields the protein MCRNIRTLANFEPPATNDEIAAAALQYVRKVAGTTQPSKTNEDAFARAVEAITRITHELLDELVTTAPPKDREVEAAKARARNEARFGPR from the coding sequence ATGTGCCGGAACATCCGCACCCTGGCCAACTTCGAACCGCCCGCCACGAACGACGAGATCGCCGCGGCGGCGCTGCAGTACGTGCGCAAGGTGGCCGGCACCACGCAGCCGTCGAAGACCAATGAGGACGCGTTCGCCCGGGCCGTCGAGGCGATCACCCGGATCACCCACGAATTACTGGACGAGCTGGTCACCACGGCGCCACCGAAAGACCGGGAGGTCGAGGCGGCCAAGGCCAGGGCGCGCAACGAGGCCCGGTTCGGCCCGCGCTGA
- a CDS encoding magnesium chelatase — translation MTTSPETTTSWPDHLPTTLGTLRASGHVHRTVKQEISVNLLELMRAGKPRFPGVVGFDDTVLPDLERALLAGHDLVLLGERGQGKTRLIRTIVGLLDEWTPVIEGAELNEHPYDPITPASIRRAAEFGDDLPVAWVHREARYAEKLATPDTSVGDLIGDVDPMKVAEGRTLGDPETIHFGLVPRMHRGIMAVNELPDLAERIQVALLNVLEERDVQVRGYVLRLDLDLLLLASANPEDYTNRGRIITPLKDRFGAEIRTHYPVDLDLEMTLVRQEAQLAAVLPDHLVEVLARFTRAVRESNAVDQRSGVSARFSIAAAETVAASALRRATLNGEETPAVARVGDTDAITGTLRGKVEFEADGEGREMELLEHLLRRSVAETWRNRLAGIDLTGFVAAVAEGEGISTGEAVASTDLLAQLGTVPGLATVLERLGFDEIPGPAEAASAIEFTLEGLHLTRRLAKDFLADGRTVYGGDGA, via the coding sequence GTGACGACCTCACCGGAGACCACGACCTCCTGGCCCGACCACCTGCCCACCACGCTGGGTACCCTGCGCGCCTCCGGGCATGTGCACCGCACCGTCAAGCAGGAGATCTCGGTCAACCTGCTCGAGCTCATGCGCGCGGGCAAACCGCGATTCCCCGGTGTGGTCGGTTTCGACGACACCGTGCTGCCCGACCTGGAGCGTGCCCTGCTGGCCGGCCACGACCTGGTGCTGCTGGGCGAGCGCGGCCAGGGCAAGACCCGGCTGATCCGCACGATCGTCGGGCTGCTCGACGAGTGGACGCCGGTCATCGAGGGTGCGGAGCTGAACGAGCACCCCTACGACCCGATCACCCCGGCCTCGATCCGCCGCGCCGCCGAGTTCGGCGACGACCTGCCGGTGGCCTGGGTCCACCGGGAGGCCCGCTACGCCGAGAAGCTGGCCACGCCCGACACCAGCGTCGGCGACCTGATCGGTGATGTCGACCCGATGAAGGTCGCCGAGGGCCGCACCCTGGGCGACCCGGAGACCATCCATTTCGGTCTGGTACCCCGCATGCACCGCGGCATCATGGCCGTCAACGAGCTGCCCGACCTGGCCGAGCGCATCCAGGTGGCGCTGCTGAACGTGCTCGAGGAGCGCGACGTGCAGGTGCGTGGCTACGTGCTGCGCCTGGACCTCGACCTGCTGCTGCTCGCCAGCGCCAACCCGGAGGACTACACCAACCGCGGGCGCATCATCACTCCGCTGAAAGACCGCTTCGGCGCCGAGATCCGCACGCACTACCCGGTCGATCTCGACCTCGAGATGACCCTGGTGCGGCAGGAGGCCCAGCTGGCTGCCGTGCTGCCCGACCACCTGGTCGAGGTGCTGGCCCGGTTCACCCGCGCGGTGCGCGAGTCCAACGCGGTCGACCAGAGATCCGGTGTCTCGGCCCGGTTCTCGATCGCCGCGGCCGAGACGGTCGCCGCCTCCGCCTTGCGCCGGGCCACCCTGAACGGCGAGGAGACCCCGGCGGTGGCGCGGGTGGGCGACACCGACGCGATCACCGGAACCCTGCGCGGCAAGGTCGAGTTCGAGGCCGACGGCGAAGGTCGCGAGATGGAACTCCTGGAGCACCTGCTGCGCCGCTCGGTCGCCGAGACCTGGCGCAACCGGCTGGCCGGGATCGACCTGACCGGCTTTGTCGCGGCGGTCGCCGAGGGCGAGGGCATCAGCACCGGTGAGGCCGTCGCCTCCACCGACCTGCTGGCCCAGCTCGGCACCGTTCCCGGCCTGGCCACCGTGCTGGAGCGCCTGGGCTTCGACGAGATCCCGGGCCCGGCCGAGGCCGCCAGCGCCATCGAGTTCACCCTGGAGGGGCTGCATCTCACGCGGCGCCTGGCGAAGGACTTCCTCGCCGACGGGCGCACCGTCTACGGCGGCGACGGCGCGTAA
- a CDS encoding response regulator — protein MAEILVIDDDPDIRDLLFAALSGAGHAVRVAADGYAGMAAASGLTPDLVVLDWMLPEHSGLEICKALRADQTLADVRVLMLSARGTESDIEFGHAAGADSYIVKPFSPRALVWRVESMLAQEHQVVDATPDE, from the coding sequence ATGGCCGAGATCCTGGTGATCGACGACGACCCCGACATCCGCGACCTGCTCTTCGCAGCCCTGAGCGGAGCCGGTCACGCCGTGCGGGTCGCCGCTGACGGCTACGCCGGGATGGCGGCCGCAAGTGGCCTGACACCCGACCTGGTGGTGCTCGACTGGATGCTGCCCGAGCACAGCGGCCTGGAGATCTGCAAGGCCCTGCGCGCCGACCAGACCCTGGCCGACGTGCGGGTCCTCATGCTCTCGGCCCGGGGCACGGAGTCGGACATCGAGTTCGGCCACGCGGCCGGGGCCGACAGTTACATCGTGAAGCCCTTCAGCCCCCGCGCCCTGGTCTGGCGGGTGGAGTCGATGCTGGCCCAGGAGCACCAGGTCGTCGACGCGACCCCGGACGAGTAG
- a CDS encoding ATP-binding protein, which produces MPSPLRLLIVEDRPDDAELLLLELKRAGYEPTWTRVETPEEFIAGLAEQPDIVLCDYSLPSMTAPDALRMLQDLQVDIPLIVVSGVMDEGTCVNSLRQGATDYLLKDRLVRLAPAIEHALAGRRLATQARTIEQERRETAEILRGVVDHAPAAICVRDATGRTLLTNAEFDRLRPTGGTGRPITHDRRKLTSVEQACLDGADKVEGEETWAVDGEDRTYLVVRYPVVDGTGRRFAIGAIYVDISRQKQVEEELRELDRLKGEFVATVSHELRTPLTSITGYAEMLLAGDADEVHRRMIQVIDRNSRRLLTLVEDLLTLSRVDSGIAARMDEEVDVAELVAQAEGVLGPAMESQGVALEVQIAPGLPCLLGNRSQLERVLLNLISNAVKFSSAGGTVTVTASMPDLDRPTVDISVADTGIGIPVEEQEQLFTRFFRTEQARLQAIQGTGLGLAVVRQIVDGHQGSIAVKSAADEGATFTVSLPALRPAALVRQ; this is translated from the coding sequence ATGCCATCGCCACTGCGGCTGCTGATCGTCGAGGATCGACCCGACGACGCCGAGCTGCTCCTGCTCGAGCTGAAACGAGCCGGATACGAACCGACCTGGACGCGCGTCGAGACCCCGGAGGAATTCATCGCCGGTCTCGCCGAACAGCCGGACATCGTGCTCTGCGACTACTCCCTGCCGTCCATGACGGCACCGGACGCACTGCGCATGTTGCAGGACCTCCAGGTCGACATTCCCCTGATCGTGGTCAGCGGGGTGATGGACGAGGGCACCTGCGTCAATTCCCTGCGGCAGGGGGCTACCGACTACCTGCTGAAGGACCGCCTGGTGCGCCTGGCCCCGGCCATCGAGCACGCCCTGGCCGGGCGCCGCCTGGCCACCCAGGCCCGGACGATCGAGCAGGAACGCCGCGAGACCGCCGAGATCCTGCGCGGGGTGGTCGATCACGCCCCGGCGGCGATCTGTGTACGCGACGCGACCGGTCGAACTCTGCTCACCAACGCCGAGTTCGACCGCCTCCGTCCCACCGGTGGCACCGGCCGTCCCATCACCCACGACCGGCGCAAGCTGACCTCCGTGGAACAAGCCTGTCTGGACGGTGCCGACAAGGTGGAGGGCGAGGAGACCTGGGCGGTCGACGGGGAGGACCGTACCTACCTGGTCGTCCGCTACCCGGTGGTCGACGGAACCGGTCGGCGCTTCGCGATCGGCGCGATCTATGTCGATATCTCCCGGCAGAAGCAGGTCGAGGAGGAACTGCGCGAACTCGACCGGCTGAAGGGCGAATTCGTCGCCACCGTGAGCCACGAACTGCGCACGCCGCTGACCAGCATCACCGGCTACGCGGAGATGCTGCTGGCCGGTGACGCCGACGAGGTGCACCGGCGCATGATCCAGGTGATCGATCGCAACTCCCGTCGTCTGCTCACCCTGGTCGAGGATCTCCTGACCCTCTCGCGCGTGGACTCCGGCATCGCCGCCCGGATGGACGAGGAAGTCGACGTGGCCGAGCTGGTCGCCCAGGCCGAGGGCGTGCTGGGCCCGGCGATGGAGTCGCAGGGGGTCGCGCTCGAGGTGCAGATCGCCCCCGGCCTGCCCTGTCTGCTGGGTAATCGGTCGCAGCTGGAACGTGTACTGCTGAACCTGATCTCGAACGCGGTGAAGTTCTCCTCAGCCGGCGGGACGGTGACGGTCACGGCCTCGATGCCCGATCTCGACCGGCCGACCGTGGATATCAGCGTGGCCGACACCGGCATCGGGATCCCGGTGGAGGAGCAGGAACAGCTCTTCACCCGTTTCTTCCGCACCGAACAGGCCCGGCTGCAGGCGATCCAGGGCACCGGTCTGGGGCTGGCGGTGGTGCGGCAGATCGTCGACGGGCACCAGGGCTCGATCGCTGTGAAGAGCGCAGCCGACGAGGGCGCCACCTTCACGGTCAGTCTCCCCGCCCTGCGCCCGGCGGCCCTCGTCCGTCAGTAA
- a CDS encoding response regulator, giving the protein MSDWLLLVEDSPHDRELALHALRKGRFPGRVEAANDGVEALDLLLCRGPWAGRDPHDLPRAVLCDIKMPMLSGIDVLREIRANPVLAEVPVVMMTSSAEDSDLETCYGLGANSYIVKPVEIEPYFATVLDIGRYWLVYNLPPRDRRVVLVGGGH; this is encoded by the coding sequence GTGAGCGACTGGCTGCTGCTGGTGGAAGACAGTCCGCACGACCGGGAGCTGGCGCTGCACGCTCTGCGCAAGGGGCGTTTCCCAGGACGGGTCGAGGCTGCCAATGACGGCGTCGAGGCGCTGGACCTGCTGTTGTGCCGCGGTCCCTGGGCCGGGCGGGATCCGCACGACCTGCCCCGGGCGGTGCTGTGCGACATCAAGATGCCGATGCTGTCCGGGATCGATGTGCTGCGGGAGATCCGCGCGAACCCGGTGCTCGCAGAGGTGCCGGTGGTGATGATGACGTCATCGGCGGAGGACAGCGACCTGGAGACCTGCTACGGCCTGGGCGCCAACAGCTACATCGTCAAGCCGGTGGAGATCGAGCCCTACTTCGCGACGGTGCTCGACATCGGTCGGTACTGGCTGGTTTACAACCTTCCACCCCGCGATCGGAGGGTCGTGCTCGTCGGTGGCGGTCACTGA